A single window of Granulicella sibirica DNA harbors:
- the rplL gene encoding 50S ribosomal protein L7/L12 — protein sequence MDIQQIEDSIVNLSLLEASALVKALETRLGVSAAAAAAAPAAGGGAAAAAPVEEKTEFTVILKDAGANKISTIKAVREVTALGLKEAKDLVDGAPKPLKENVSKEDAAAIAKKFDGIATVEIK from the coding sequence ATGGACATTCAGCAGATTGAAGACTCGATCGTAAACCTCAGCCTCCTCGAAGCTTCGGCTCTGGTCAAGGCCCTTGAGACCCGTCTCGGCGTCTCGGCAGCAGCGGCAGCAGCAGCCCCGGCAGCAGGCGGCGGCGCGGCAGCAGCGGCTCCGGTGGAAGAGAAGACCGAGTTCACCGTCATCCTCAAGGATGCCGGCGCGAACAAGATCTCGACCATCAAGGCTGTGCGCGAAGTCACCGCTCTTGGCCTGAAGGAAGCCAAGGACCTGGTCGACGGAGCTCCCAAGCCCCTGAAGGAGAACGTTTCGAAGGAAGATGCGGCCGCCATCGCGAAGAAGTTCGATGGCATCGCGACTGTCGAAATCAAGTAA
- the rplJ gene encoding 50S ribosomal protein L10 yields MAISRAKKTQKLEKLAGELQNSTSAIIGTFKALTASKDFDLRKTVREAGGSYHVVKNKLAARASQGTKIEAALQGLKGVSSVAYTSGDPVALAKALSAWVKDNSEFTFKLGIVDGKVITVEEVNALATMPGKEELYAKLLFLIQSPAQRLATVINATGRDLAVVIGQGVEKGKFAGSAEPAAVASAPAPVAEAPAVEAPAEAGELVAETHAVEAAAEAQPENGTASQAGEAATTDPVEG; encoded by the coding sequence CTACGTCGGCGATCATCGGCACCTTCAAGGCGCTGACCGCGTCGAAGGACTTCGATCTTCGCAAGACGGTTCGCGAGGCGGGTGGCAGCTACCACGTCGTGAAGAACAAGCTGGCCGCACGCGCGAGCCAGGGAACCAAGATCGAAGCGGCGCTCCAGGGTCTCAAGGGCGTTTCGTCGGTCGCATACACCTCGGGCGATCCGGTTGCGCTCGCCAAGGCGCTTTCGGCCTGGGTGAAGGACAACTCGGAGTTCACGTTCAAGCTGGGCATCGTCGACGGCAAGGTGATCACGGTTGAAGAAGTCAACGCACTCGCCACGATGCCGGGTAAGGAAGAGCTGTACGCGAAGCTCCTGTTCCTCATCCAGTCGCCGGCGCAGCGTTTGGCGACCGTCATCAACGCCACCGGACGCGACCTCGCGGTCGTCATCGGCCAGGGCGTCGAGAAGGGCAAGTTCGCCGGTTCGGCTGAGCCTGCTGCGGTGGCATCTGCTCCCGCACCGGTTGCCGAGGCTCCTGCGGTTGAAGCTCCTGCTGAAGCTGGCGAGCTGGTAGCCGAGACGCATGCTGTCGAAGCTGCCGCGGAAGCGCAGCCTGAGAATGGCACGGCCTCGCAGGCTGGCGAAGCAGCCACGACCGATCCGGTCGAAGGCTAA